From Xyrauchen texanus isolate HMW12.3.18 chromosome 9, RBS_HiC_50CHRs, whole genome shotgun sequence, the proteins below share one genomic window:
- the LOC127648732 gene encoding von Willebrand factor C domain-containing protein 2-like, translating into MGMAVLSYPASFLHAWLALAICGQYTLAFSVAGQQEETTCEANGSVYYVGEWYFLDSDHCTQCECTAEGSACARTECTSLPAACIHVSHYPTDCCPRCEKIGCEYRGEVYELGQQFQPSECEQCTCDSDGIARCLVADCAPPPCVNPVYQKGKCCPECKDGPNCYVDASRTQVIPGGEPVWVDSCTKCRCHDGQDAGYWEGNRLATCSHVRNCQPDEGLN; encoded by the exons atgGGCATGGCTGTACTCAGTTACCCGGCGAGTTTTCTTCACGCTTGGCTTGCCCTTGCCATCTGTGGCCAGTATACTTTGGCTTTTTCTGTCGCTGGACAACAAGAAGAGACGACCTGTGAGGCGAACGGCAGCGTCTATTATGTGGGCGAATGGTACTTTTTAGACTCGGATCATTGTACCCAGTGTGAATGTACAGCAGAAGGGTCTGCCTGTGCAAGGACCGAGTGCACATCCCTGCCAGCCGCCTGCATCCATGTCAGCCATTACCCGACAGACTGCTGCCCGAGATGCGAGAAGATCGGCTGCGAGTACCGGGGAGAAGTCTACGAACTGGGGCAGCAATTTCAG CCATCTGAGTGTGAGCAATGCACCTGTGACAGCGATGGGATCGCCCGTTGTCTGGTAGCAGACTGTGCTCCCCCACCATGTGTTAATCCAGTATATCAGAAAGGCAAATGCTGTCCTGAGTGCAAGGATG GGCCCAACTGCTATGTGGATGCCTCTAGGACCCAGGTGATCCCTGGAGGTGAGCCAGTATGGGTTGACTCTTGTACCAAATGTCGATGTCATGATGGGCAGGATGCAGGTTACTGGGAGGGCAACCGCCTGGCAACGTGTTCCCATGTCCGAAACTGCCAGCCTGATGAGGGGCTAAACTGA